A window of Drosophila santomea strain STO CAGO 1482 chromosome X, Prin_Dsan_1.1, whole genome shotgun sequence genomic DNA:
GAGGTGTGTTTGGGATGAGCGTTTTCAATGTAAAACATGGATTTGTTGTTTTCAGTGCGTTTATTATTGGGTTCCACCGTTTACACCAGGCTGCCAGAGCATTAATATATTCTTGTAGTCTGCTGTCCCTAAAGTTATACACAACTGCGATGTCATCTGCATAGGTTGCCATAAGAGCCTTGTTGGGTGCTTCCATGTGTTCGAAGTTCGGGCAAGGGATATCAGCCGTGTACGAGGAGGATAGTAGCGGTCCAAGAACACTGCTCTGTGGGACTCCAGCTCTCATTGGATATATAGAAAAGTAGTTATTTCTCACTCTGATTTTAAACTCTCGTCCTTCCAGATATGACTTTGAAATACAGAAGTAGGGCGCAGGTATGAGGGGggtttattttgtataataatcCAACATGCCATACTTTGTCGAGGGTTGGTTACATATCTATAAAGACAGCGTTGGAGTACTCGCAGTCGTCAAAAGCCTGTAATATATGTTTCACCAGTCTGTGGACCTGTTCTATAGAGCCGTGTCCCCTTTGGAAATCCAAATTGATAATATAATAGGTCTCTCCAATAATATAGAAAGACAGGCTAAGAGGCTTATAGGCCGATACGACTCAGGATCAGCTTCTGGTTTCCCAGGCTtgtgtataaaataaatcagaaTAACAGCCAGTTTCCACCGTTTTGGGGACACTTGGACCCTTAAAATACCATTGAAAATTATTGCTATATAGACTATGGCTATTAAAACCTTTAGTGGCAAATCCTGTCAAATCCTGGAGCAATAGGCCAAGACATCTGCCATGGCGTTTGTAGGTACTGGTAAGTCTCTCTTATCTGCTCTGTCGTGGCGAAGTCATAAGGAGTGAAGCGATCCTCTAGGTGGTAGCCGAATGCATTAGCCTGTTCCACTTCAGTTTTTGCAATTTCCCCGCCTGGACAACGTACGCTTTTGTGCACTTTCACAGGCAGTAGTTCGCATCAACGGTGTAGTCGATGGAGGATAATTTTTGCTCAAAGAAATCACTTCTGAGTTTCCTTAAAATGATTTTGAGTTGCTTTGCTGCTCGGTTCCACAAGATTCAGTCCCCTGGATTCTGAGTTCGAATTGCTCTTCTTCGAAGAAGTCTTTTCGAGACGGTGGGAGGCTACGATGTGCATCCATACTCATAtcctatgtacatatgcatttttcttatattttaatGTATAGATGATTTTCTATGCGGATAATTAAAACGATCGACTGTTCAAGTAGATGGTACAACTCAGAATGACAAagctttattaaaaaaaaaaaaaggtacatATGCTTCTATGCTAGAACTTTTTATCCCGTTAGTCGATGGCCAGGGAGTAGAGACGAAAGCTTATtagatatttatgtatgtCACTATTGATATTCGTCGGTGCTTGTGATCCCGTTCCTTGATATGCACAGAGTAGAGACGAGTTCGTGATGAAAGACAAGGTTGTCGCTGTTATGGTAACTCGCGCATAACTTGGTTAAGTGATTTTCCCCACAGCGAGCACACTGGGTGTGTGGTAATATCGTATATGTCATTAATTTTTTCACATGCCTTTATATTAATGAAGAATGTATTAAGTTTTCCTTCTCTATTACTCCTGGATCTTGGGTTATGTACTTGTAGAACATTAACGccatatattttaaagttggCGACAATTTCGTTAGTTAGGGTGCTATGGTAAAAGATGACCAATGGCTATGTAAGTATCAGCGTCTTTGGGAAATATTCACGCTGTTTCCTCTTGATTGACTTTAACTGTTAAATTATCTTGGCTAGTGGAGAGTGGAGATTTACCAGTGGAGATTTACCAGCTACTTGCCGCATTTTTTCATAATCATTCGGGTTATTACAAAGCTGAGAGTTAGAAGTTTTGTTGTTCGTATCCATTTTACAGTTGTTAATTCTTTTAGAATTAATTCGTTTTCATCTTGCCAAGTAGCTCGCCTTAATAattgaattatatttttcagcAACGAGCAGACAACGGAGGACGAGTTCAAGCCTTTCGACTGAAATTTTACCTCCACCTACCATGGCACCATGAACAGAGATTCTTCGTATAGATTATAACTGCTGCTATATGCGTTTATTTATTGCCAACAGTGTGCGCATGCGCAGACGACATTAAAAGCGATTTTCCTAAAAGGCACACTACGAGTAATGCTATTAACACGAATACAATATGGGACGGACCAGCTGCCACATCCTCGCATCTAAGCGGATCCAAGTAGAGCAGTCAGGGCCCGCTTGTAGTCACCAGAAGTCTCCGCCTGGAAAGTAAGAAGAGGAACGTATTGAAGCGAGATCAAAGTTATGGCTTATACTATGCCCTCTACACTACAGTTACTACGTTGTCTAAGAATACTTTTTCGCAAGCCAATGagattttgaaaaattttcaaGAGCCAGTTTGCTTTAGGAATAATTTGGTGAGTCCATAGGAATAATTTTGTGGGGATTTTGGCAGCATATGTAGCGTAAAAGGAGCACTTGATACCGATCCGTTTCACCAATGGCGTAGCCAATACTTACGTCCTAGGACAACACAAACACCGCAACAAATACCGACGAGTACGTGAAGAAAAGGGGAAAGGGATGCGTTAACCATGTGCGAAGCACTCGCGATCCTCGCGAGATTCACTTACCTCCACGGCGCTGTGCAGCGTACGGTTGTAGATCCGCTCGAACTCCTGCTTAATGGTCTCCAGGTCGATCTCCGAGCGGCTGACAATGATGCGGATGAGCGTGGCGTCATCGGTGCCGGCACCATTCATGGCCTTGTACAGGCGATTGGCGAAGAAGGCCGCCGGTGACTGGACGCACTCAACTGAAAGGTTAAGGAGTTATGATTAAACGAGCAGGAGACTTGATTAAACCGCCACTTGTTCAGCAAGTTTCAGTTGCAATACTTagtaataaattaataaatatactGACCTATGGCCATCATGGCCTCGTGCAGCTCGTCGGACATCTCGTGCTTGATGGCCTGCTCGATGGTTTGCCCGGAGAGCTCCTTGTACTCCTCGAAGACGAGTCGCAGCTGCGGGAAGCTAGCGTGCGACATGATCCGGTTGAAGACCTCCTCGTCCGTTCCCAGCTTGGCCTCGCCGGCGGAGTAGAGCTGGGCGGCCTGCTCCTTGGCCTGGGCGGCGTCGACGGGCGTGTCCAGTCCGTCGCGGACTCCGGTCACGATCAGAGTGAGCAGGCGGCGGAAGAAGCCGGAGGTCTCGCTGCACATCTGCTCGGCCAGCGGGCGCTGGTAGCGCTCCTCGTAGACGGCCACGATTTGGGCCATCTCCTCGTTGGTTTTGGTGCACAGGATCTCGACGAGCGTTGCCTCCTCGGTTCCGATGCCTGCCATGGAGGCGTGCAGTTGCTTGCACAGGTACTCCACCGGAGGCATCATCAGTCCCACGATCACGTCCTCGAATTTGCCCCCCAGCTCATCCTTCAGATCGTCCACCAGATCGCGCTCAAACTCCGCCTCGTAAACCGCCTTGATCGTCTGCCTCTGCTGGTTGCTCCTGCCGACGAGAACGTCGATGATCTCCTGCTCGTCGGTGCCGAATCCCTTCATCGCCGCCCGCAGCACCTGAGCATCCTGGGAGGCGTCGAAGGGAGCTGCGTCCTTAACCGTGGGCACGGGCTGCACAGTGAACAATAAAGTTGACATAAAGTATAATAAGAGGTAAGGTAGATATAATTCCATAAAAGAAGTTTTAATATTGCAGCTGAATAACATCATGTAATGAATACTGATTGCTATGATCGCTGTATGTATGTTCCAAATATCCATAAATAATATCTGGAGCACTCATAGTTAGGAAGGTCTGGGTTCAATACCATAGCTGCCtcttaaacttttttttgttttcacttaGGCGATTGAAATCCCAGTGGTTAGTTCTTAACTTTCttcaaaagaaaagttttgGAAAGTTGATACCTCCAAATGAAGGGTGATAATAACAAACTCTTAACTGCGTGTGAAATCATCAAACCAAATGCATTTTTCTCTCCGTGTAGCGAGTGACGCATCGCCGTGGCAAATCAATAATAAGCAATGGTGCAGTAATGGAATCATCATCTTCAGCCTGACAATCCACTCACTTTGTAGTCCATTATGCAGCTGGAAGATTCCTTGGGCTCCTCAGTTGACAAATTCGCACAAATTAGCGTTTCTTCTGGGACTTATTTGCGAATTCTCCTTGCGACGTCTTGCCGTCTCCGCCTGCTTTTGGTGAATAATTCGGATTGGGAGGCACTGCACCCGGTTCTCTTCTCCGCTCTCCGAATTGCGCTCGTTGCAGAGCACAAGTTTTACACACAGAGAAAAGTAAGACTTCTTTCGATGGTCTCATATTTAGTTCAGCATCTGAAGGCAGCTCTCTggtttagaaaatatatacgCCTTCTTTGCCCTTAAAACGTTCGATTGTTATTTGAATTCAAATGTTTAACAGCATAGAAAgaatataatttgtttataatattttttatattttcaaattactTTCGAAATAGAAATTGTTATATGAAACGTTTTCTTAACAGAAAATATACAATCACGTATTGGTCAGCGGCGGGTATAAGCACAGACCTTTGCTaaaagatttttattttaaggcaccacagttttctttttttaataatagATCTGATGTCAGATGTCACACTGACATAGTTACCTGTCATTTCCCATTTGAAGTCTATCTGTTTTCTCTCGGTGTATAAGCTTTCGTGAGCGCGACTTTCGCGGGAGAGCTTTTAATTCCGCTTCTAATGGGGCTGCACTTGAATTCCAAAGCAACTGATTCATTCGGCACATTTcttgaattaattaattaaaacctGCCGATGAGATCGCGAAAATACCTTGACGTAAAGTGTGAGCAAACATCTTAGTTTTAATGGAGTGGCGCTTTGTATGCCAGTGAAGTTCAAAATTGATTCAATTTGCATGGAAACAGCAATTCCAAAAGtttgtaaattcaattttacaAAACAATGATTTTCTGAGGGATTTACACTTTATATCCGTGGCAAATAATAGACATCTCCTTCTCGTATGTGTATATAGatattatgtttatttaatctCGTTAAATAGGCTTCGCTCTAATACATTTACATTTGGGCTCTTTCAGTTGAGTGGAAGTAGCTCCCTCTTCAGCGCTCGTACCTTCAATCCCGAGCCCTCATTTCCTGTCTGACTTCCCCTCAGGCTTAAGCTTAATACGTTGTTGTATATAATATGtagcatttaatttatttatgtgttgCTCTCAGCCTGCCCGACAGTCGAATAAACGATCATTCTTCAATCTTGTTAGTTccacaaatttaaaataaagtatGAATCCTATTTGGAGTTCCGTTGCCACCACCAATCAAATTTGAAGGGATCGGAATCGATAAGAAAATGTCCAAATCCCCGCCAATTTGGTTGCGATTGGAGGTGAGAACGGAACTGGGGAAATAGCTATGGAATGAAACCAATATcgaataaacaaaacaatgaaTATACCAATCAAACATGCGGGTAGACAAACTTCTAGTTCTTCTTCCACTGCTcttcatatatatgtatgtatgtatatctatattCCGTCGAGTTTCATTGAATAAACCCTCTAATACAGTTACTGTGGTTCTCTAGAGAATGTTGTAGTTTCCCTTGTTTTCTTGAGGGGCTTTGGAGTGGATGTGGTCAAGGGAACTCTGAGCACGGACTGCGGATGAGTTTTGAGTTCTGGGCTTTTACACAACTAAGGAGCAGCGGGATcacaaaagatacaaaaatacaaattaaatttcattcaAGGACGCTCTGTTAAGCATAGCAAAAATGGTATCAACTATCAACTACCAGCTAACAACTATCGTCCTAGACTTCGTCGCTCTGGTTCATCTTAATCTCGTTAAGATGGGTGTTGAAACGCGACCATTCGTCGCGCGATGGCTGCGCCAGGTTCTCGGCCACGTCGTACACGTACAGTTTGCCGGCCTCGTCGCCGATGCAGACGTGGAGGCCGGATGGGGTCCAGGAGACGCGGTTCAGGGCTGGTGCTCCCGCCACGACAATCGAGGCTGTCGGCACCTCGGTGTCTTGATTGAGGTTCCACAGGTCCAGGCGGCCGCTGCCATCGACGGCGGCGAAGAGTGCGGGATGCACGGGCGACCAGGCGACGTCCATCACGTAGTCCGAGTTATCCTCAAAGGAGTACAGCGGCTTAGTGTCCTGAAAGAGATGTGGCATATAAAATTTCCCTGAGAATAGACCAGAGAGCTGACGACTGCGTACCTTTAGAGACCAGAGCTTGATGGTCCAGTCAATGGACGAGGTTAGGAAGAGGTGGCCAAAGTCCGGCGACAGCTGGTTGTAATGCGTGGATATGCCAGTGATGGGGCCCAGATGGCGTTCGTACACCTCGTTGACCCCGGAGCGCAGGCCATGGCGCGAGGCGGAGTAAACGTAGCCGTCCTCGCTGCCCATCACCAGGCTGTTGATCTCGTTGGCCGGGAAGGCCATCGACGTGATGGCAATGGCCTTCGACTGGCGCTGCTGCAGCTCGAGCGTGTCCTGTGGTTGCGAGAGCATGTCCAGCGACCAGGAGCACAGCTTGCCGTCCGAGGATATGGAGATGACGTTGTGCGCGTTCTGGGTGCCCACCATCTGGAGGCAGTAGACGGGATGCGTGTGTGCGGCGGCACTGAGGGGCGTGCGCTGGATGGGCGTGCGCTTCTGCACGCGATTGTCCCACAGCACAATCTGGCCCGAATAGGTGCCGCCGAGGATCAGGTTGGGATTGAACTTGGCAAAGCAGGTGGACATCACCGCGCTCTGACAGTGGAAGACGTCCTCAGGCGTGCTCTTCTTGAACTTGGTGTTCCACACCATTACCACGCCGTCCGGCTCGTTGGGACTCTCCTCGTTGTTGTGGTACGAGGCCACCACCAGCTCGGGAAAGTGGGTGGACCAGTCCATGCTGGTGATGCAGCGGTTCTTCGACCAGCGCTCGTCGTAGAAGACGCGGTTCAACGAGAGCCGCGCATGCGATCGCTCGTCGTTCGCCTCCTCGCTGTCGCCGCCGCCGATGTAGTCCGTGTAGATGTCCACATTCTCCGAGAGTGCCCGCTCGATGACGCGACCGGCGCGCACCACGAATCGCTGGAAGTTCTCCGACAGTATGATcatctgcttctgctcctcgGACAGCTCGTTGACTGGGAGTAAGATGGGGAGAGGGCTTGTTACTTTACATTGCCAACTGTGCATGTACGCGAGTTCTTTAGCATTTTACggagaaatgaaaataacatttaatataATGAAAGAAAGACTTCTTCGATAAGTTTGGGACTTGAAACCCGTCTTTCACATTGTCCTATCCAAAAATATGAAGCTGATCTTCGCTAAAGAATTCTTTCTTCAGAGAAAGTGAATAGATGTGACTCACCCTCCTTCTTCACTTCGGTCTCCTTCTTGATCTCGAGGGGCGTGATGGCCGGGGCGACGTCCTTGACGGTGGGCAGGCCATGGGTGAGATAGCCAGGGGGCAGCTTGGAGGTGAATCCGTTGTCCAGGTTCTGCAGGGAGCTCTCTTCGTCGTCTCCTTGGGCATCAAATGCAAGCACTGTTTAAGGTATAAAACTAACACAGCTAGAGGAACATGACAATCGACAGAACAGGAACAATTCTACTTTCGGCTCTGATTGATTctattcgattcgattcgatttgatttgatttgatttaaattgatttgagTTTATATTGAGTTTGATTTCGAGTTGATTCGTTTTCATTATGCGTTCTTCTTCGTCTTCGTTTTGCTTGGCAAGGAACTGCAATTTTTTGAGACatttggctttgttttcgGGGCTCCTGGAGGCGGAATTGtggttttcgattttcgaattTAGGGATTGCATGGGATAGTGTCATGGTTTGGGGTGGCAGGGGGGTTATATGAAGCTCAGAGTGTGAGGGGgaaagcgagagagagagagagaggagaaTTGCAGCACATTGATTCTTCTCGCCAGTCCTCGTCTTCTTTcgagtgtgggtgtgtgcgtgcgtgcaTCAAATCGGGGGAAAGGGATAGACAgaggcagagagagagagaaagtgATAGAGAACAGGAAGATGTGGCGGCAGGTGCATGGCTGTTAATAAACTGTTAAACACTGTTAAAGGCACTCACACAGGTGCATATATCAGACTGTAGTTGGTTATCGATATATACAGTGTTAGAGCATGGACAGGTGAatatgcgagtgtgtgcgcttggtgtgtttggttttcagttttgttttttacctATGTATGTAGTTAATATACAAAGCCAATTACTGAAATcaaaaatttacaattttcctACTGTGGTTTAGCTCTGGTTCTGTTTCGATTAACACTATCAACGTTATCGCTATTGTACAtcgtttttgcatttttctcCACCCAATTTATAATTGCTTGCActtaaaattatttagttttatgcTAGAAATATATTACACATATATTAAACCAGGTAAAGTTAACGGCCGATTGATCGATTTCGATTCTGTAACAGTGCTGTAATTGAAGACGGTATCGGTTATCGGGATCAATAGctaagagagagagagagagatacaGGCATGGAGGCGCTCGCTGTCGAGTTTGCGTGAGAGTGAGTGAAATGGAGCAAGCCTAGCATCCTTTCGCTGCTGCGTTTTCGTTGTTTTCTTGTGTGGATTGGTTAGTGATTAGGACATTGTTATCTCGGGTTTCAGGATGAATGACTGGGATTAGCAACACGACACACAAGGAGGGGCGGGCAATGCAAGCGCATCACCAGTCATGCAAATGTAGGATGTACACAAGCAGAGATGAAGGAGCGAAGGAGTCAGaaagatagagatagagaaaGCGAGGAAGGGCACGGGACCGTTATTTTTAGTGTTGTGAGGGCGCGTGTGTGTCTGCGGTTTAATTCACTTTCCAACACTGACACCTCACAGGATCGATTTTAACGCGCTTTGCTTTTCTGTGCTTTTGTTCTGGGTTCTGATTTTGTTTCGCTGGCAAAGTGAGAATTGGAACGTTCCTATTTTGCTTCATGTCGATTCCGTCACTGTTCAATATTTTGGTTCGGGCGGCTGGCCTGTACCTACCTGTGAATTCATCCTCCCACTCTAAACCCGGATTAAGATTGTATTCATCTTGAAgaaatataaagaaataaatatattgtacAAACATTGCTGGTATTTGGGTATTCTGTGACTTTTCaaatcaaaacgaaaaaaaatcaTGACTTTGGCTTTAGCATACCGCCCATTTAAATCGACAAATCGATCAATAGTCAATGTTTAAACAAAATGCATACGATAAGAAGTGAAAAATGTTGGTTTTTAGTGTGCTCAACTCTTGTTGCTTGGCGAAATTATCACACgaatatgtataattatagGGTATATGTATAAGTACTATTAGCACACAAGCCTGGCTCATATGATGGAACACAAAAGGTAGCGAGGGGAGGAGAAAGTGTTTATAATACAACTTAGGATGTTTAGCTAATATATCTGATACGCAATCATAAAAACGATATTAATATAAAGGCTATTCGTGCTTACAGATGGAGATTCGTTTATACGTGTGTATGTTTGTGTTATGTACTTGATTCTTAGAGATTAGCATAGACTTAAAAATACTGTTGGGAAAAGGAATcgaattcaaatatttaagtaaTAGATCGGTTATgctaaaaaa
This region includes:
- the LOC120455315 gene encoding cytoplasmic dynein 1 intermediate chain isoform X7, with the translated sequence MDRKAELERKKAKLAALREEKDRRRREKEIKDMEEAAGRIGGGAGIDKDQRKDLDEMLSSLGVAPVSEVLSSLSSVNSMTSDNSNTQTPDASLQATVNGQSGGKKQPLNLSVYNVQATNIPPKETLVYTKQTQTTSTGGGNGDGYMEDWWRPRKGTHAKKTAAHATDYYDEYNLNPGLEWEDEFTDDEESSLQNLDNGFTSKLPPGYLTHGLPTVKDVAPAITPLEIKKETEVKKEVNELSEEQKQMIILSENFQRFVVRAGRVIERALSENVDIYTDYIGGGDSEEANDERSHARLSLNRVFYDERWSKNRCITSMDWSTHFPELVVASYHNNEESPNEPDGVVMVWNTKFKKSTPEDVFHCQSAVMSTCFAKFNPNLILGGTYSGQIVLWDNRVQKRTPIQRTPLSAAAHTHPVYCLQMVGTQNAHNVISISSDGKLCSWSLDMLSQPQDTLELQQRQSKAIAITSMAFPANEINSLVMGSEDGYVYSASRHGLRSGVNEVYERHLGPITGISTHYNQLSPDFGHLFLTSSIDWTIKLWSLKDTKPLYSFEDNSDYVMDVAWSPVHPALFAAVDGSGRLDLWNLNQDTEVPTASIVVAGAPALNRVSWTPSGLHVCIGDEAGKLYVYDVAENLAQPSRDEWSRFNTHLNEIKMNQSDEV
- the LOC120455315 gene encoding cytoplasmic dynein 1 intermediate chain isoform X14, which translates into the protein MDRKAELERKKAKLAALREEKDRRRREKEIKDMEEAAGRIGGGAGIDKDQRKDLDEMLSSLGVAPVSEVLSSLSSVNSMTSDNSNTQTPDASLQATVNGQSGGKKQPLNLSVYNVQATNIPPKETLVYTKQTQTTSTGGGNGDAHATDYYDEYNLNPGLEWEDEFTDDEESSLQNLDNGFTSKLPPGYLTHGLPTVKDVAPAITPLEIKKETEVKKEVNELSEEQKQMIILSENFQRFVVRAGRVIERALSENVDIYTDYIGGGDSEEANDERSHARLSLNRVFYDERWSKNRCITSMDWSTHFPELVVASYHNNEESPNEPDGVVMVWNTKFKKSTPEDVFHCQSAVMSTCFAKFNPNLILGGTYSGQIVLWDNRVQKRTPIQRTPLSAAAHTHPVYCLQMVGTQNAHNVISISSDGKLCSWSLDMLSQPQDTLELQQRQSKAIAITSMAFPANEINSLVMGSEDGYVYSASRHGLRSGVNEVYERHLGPITGISTHYNQLSPDFGHLFLTSSIDWTIKLWSLKDTKPLYSFEDNSDYVMDVAWSPVHPALFAAVDGSGRLDLWNLNQDTEVPTASIVVAGAPALNRVSWTPSGLHVCIGDEAGKLYVYDVAENLAQPSRDEWSRFNTHLNEIKMNQSDEV
- the LOC120455315 gene encoding cytoplasmic dynein 1 intermediate chain isoform X10 yields the protein MDRKAELERKKAKLAALREEKDRRRREKEIKDMEEAAGRIGGGAGIDKDQRKDLDEMLSSLGVAPVSEVLSSLSSVNSMTSDNSNTQTPDASLQATVNGQSGGKKQPLNLSVYNVQATNIPPKETLVYTKQTQTTSTGGGNGDGYMEDWWRPRKAHATDYYDEYNLNPGLEWEDEFTDDEESSLQNLDNGFTSKLPPGYLTHGLPTVKDVAPAITPLEIKKETEVKKEVNELSEEQKQMIILSENFQRFVVRAGRVIERALSENVDIYTDYIGGGDSEEANDERSHARLSLNRVFYDERWSKNRCITSMDWSTHFPELVVASYHNNEESPNEPDGVVMVWNTKFKKSTPEDVFHCQSAVMSTCFAKFNPNLILGGTYSGQIVLWDNRVQKRTPIQRTPLSAAAHTHPVYCLQMVGTQNAHNVISISSDGKLCSWSLDMLSQPQDTLELQQRQSKAIAITSMAFPANEINSLVMGSEDGYVYSASRHGLRSGVNEVYERHLGPITGISTHYNQLSPDFGHLFLTSSIDWTIKLWSLKDTKPLYSFEDNSDYVMDVAWSPVHPALFAAVDGSGRLDLWNLNQDTEVPTASIVVAGAPALNRVSWTPSGLHVCIGDEAGKLYVYDVAENLAQPSRDEWSRFNTHLNEIKMNQSDEV
- the LOC120455315 gene encoding cytoplasmic dynein 1 intermediate chain isoform X13; this encodes MDRKAELERKKAKLAALREEKDRRRREKEIKDMEEAAGRIGGGAGIDKDQRKDLDEMLSSLGVAPVSEVLSSLSSVNSMTSDNSNTQTPDASLQATVNGQSGGKKQPLNLSVYNVQATNIPPKETLVYTKQTQTTSTGGGNGDAHATDYYDEYNLNPGLEWEDEFTGDDEESSLQNLDNGFTSKLPPGYLTHGLPTVKDVAPAITPLEIKKETEVKKEVNELSEEQKQMIILSENFQRFVVRAGRVIERALSENVDIYTDYIGGGDSEEANDERSHARLSLNRVFYDERWSKNRCITSMDWSTHFPELVVASYHNNEESPNEPDGVVMVWNTKFKKSTPEDVFHCQSAVMSTCFAKFNPNLILGGTYSGQIVLWDNRVQKRTPIQRTPLSAAAHTHPVYCLQMVGTQNAHNVISISSDGKLCSWSLDMLSQPQDTLELQQRQSKAIAITSMAFPANEINSLVMGSEDGYVYSASRHGLRSGVNEVYERHLGPITGISTHYNQLSPDFGHLFLTSSIDWTIKLWSLKDTKPLYSFEDNSDYVMDVAWSPVHPALFAAVDGSGRLDLWNLNQDTEVPTASIVVAGAPALNRVSWTPSGLHVCIGDEAGKLYVYDVAENLAQPSRDEWSRFNTHLNEIKMNQSDEV
- the LOC120455315 gene encoding cytoplasmic dynein 1 intermediate chain isoform X4, whose amino-acid sequence is MDRKAELERKKAKLAALREEKDRRRREKEIKDMEEAAGRIGGGAGIDKDQRKDLDEMLSSLGVAPVSEVLSSLSSVNSMTSDNSNTQTPDASLQATVNGQSGGKKQPLNLSVYNVQATNIPPKETLVYTKQTQTTSTGGGNGDVLSCHSSPLSGYMEDWWRPRKAHATDYYDEYNLNPGLEWEDEFTDDEESSLQNLDNGFTSKLPPGYLTHGLPTVKDVAPAITPLEIKKETEVKKEVNELSEEQKQMIILSENFQRFVVRAGRVIERALSENVDIYTDYIGGGDSEEANDERSHARLSLNRVFYDERWSKNRCITSMDWSTHFPELVVASYHNNEESPNEPDGVVMVWNTKFKKSTPEDVFHCQSAVMSTCFAKFNPNLILGGTYSGQIVLWDNRVQKRTPIQRTPLSAAAHTHPVYCLQMVGTQNAHNVISISSDGKLCSWSLDMLSQPQDTLELQQRQSKAIAITSMAFPANEINSLVMGSEDGYVYSASRHGLRSGVNEVYERHLGPITGISTHYNQLSPDFGHLFLTSSIDWTIKLWSLKDTKPLYSFEDNSDYVMDVAWSPVHPALFAAVDGSGRLDLWNLNQDTEVPTASIVVAGAPALNRVSWTPSGLHVCIGDEAGKLYVYDVAENLAQPSRDEWSRFNTHLNEIKMNQSDEV
- the LOC120455315 gene encoding cytoplasmic dynein 1 intermediate chain isoform X3, with amino-acid sequence MDRKAELERKKAKLAALREEKDRRRREKEIKDMEEAAGRIGGGAGIDKDQRKDLDEMLSSLGVAPVSEVLSSLSSVNSMTSDNSNTQTPDASLQATVNGQSGGKKQPLNLSVYNVQATNIPPKETLVYTKQTQTTSTGGGNGDVLSCHSSPLSGYMEDWWRPRKAHATDYYDEYNLNPGLEWEDEFTGDDEESSLQNLDNGFTSKLPPGYLTHGLPTVKDVAPAITPLEIKKETEVKKEVNELSEEQKQMIILSENFQRFVVRAGRVIERALSENVDIYTDYIGGGDSEEANDERSHARLSLNRVFYDERWSKNRCITSMDWSTHFPELVVASYHNNEESPNEPDGVVMVWNTKFKKSTPEDVFHCQSAVMSTCFAKFNPNLILGGTYSGQIVLWDNRVQKRTPIQRTPLSAAAHTHPVYCLQMVGTQNAHNVISISSDGKLCSWSLDMLSQPQDTLELQQRQSKAIAITSMAFPANEINSLVMGSEDGYVYSASRHGLRSGVNEVYERHLGPITGISTHYNQLSPDFGHLFLTSSIDWTIKLWSLKDTKPLYSFEDNSDYVMDVAWSPVHPALFAAVDGSGRLDLWNLNQDTEVPTASIVVAGAPALNRVSWTPSGLHVCIGDEAGKLYVYDVAENLAQPSRDEWSRFNTHLNEIKMNQSDEV
- the LOC120455315 gene encoding cytoplasmic dynein 1 intermediate chain isoform X6 gives rise to the protein MDRKAELERKKAKLAALREEKDRRRREKEIKDMEEAAGRIGGGAGIDKDQRKDLDEMLSSLGVAPVSEVLSSLSSVNSMTSDNSNTQTPDASLQATVNGQSGGKKQPLNLSVYNVQATNIPPKETLVYTKQTQTTSTGGGNGDGYMEDWWRPRKGTHAKKTAAHATDYYDEYNLNPGLEWEDEFTGDDEESSLQNLDNGFTSKLPPGYLTHGLPTVKDVAPAITPLEIKKETEVKKEVNELSEEQKQMIILSENFQRFVVRAGRVIERALSENVDIYTDYIGGGDSEEANDERSHARLSLNRVFYDERWSKNRCITSMDWSTHFPELVVASYHNNEESPNEPDGVVMVWNTKFKKSTPEDVFHCQSAVMSTCFAKFNPNLILGGTYSGQIVLWDNRVQKRTPIQRTPLSAAAHTHPVYCLQMVGTQNAHNVISISSDGKLCSWSLDMLSQPQDTLELQQRQSKAIAITSMAFPANEINSLVMGSEDGYVYSASRHGLRSGVNEVYERHLGPITGISTHYNQLSPDFGHLFLTSSIDWTIKLWSLKDTKPLYSFEDNSDYVMDVAWSPVHPALFAAVDGSGRLDLWNLNQDTEVPTASIVVAGAPALNRVSWTPSGLHVCIGDEAGKLYVYDVAENLAQPSRDEWSRFNTHLNEIKMNQSDEV